A stretch of the Synechocystis sp. PCC 7338 genome encodes the following:
- the valS gene encoding valine--tRNA ligase gives MTTSLPPQYDPTVTEAKWQTAWEESHAFQADPQAPGEPYCVVIPPPNVTGSLHMGHAFESSLIDTLVRYHRMRGDNTLWLPGTDHASIAVQTILERQLKAEGKTRHDLGREEFLELAWQWKAESGSTIVNQLRRLGVSVDWTRERFTMDEGLSQAVKTAFIRLYEEGLIYRGNYLVNWCPASQSAVSDLEVENQEVDGHLWYFRYPLTDGSGEVVVATTRPETMLGDTGVAVNPHDQRYAAMVGKTITLPLMNREIPIVADELVDPEFGTGCVKVTPAHDPNDFVMGQRHNLPFINLLNKDGSLNENGGDFAGQDRFEARKNVVQALEAQGFLVKIEPYRHSVPYSDRGKVPVEPLLSTQWFVKIESLAQNALACLDEDNSPNFVPERWGKVYRDWLVKLKDWCISRQLWWGHQIPAWYVVSETNGAIADNTSFIVAYDEAEALAKAEAEYGPTVQLQQDPDVLDTWFSSGLWPFSTMGWPEQTDDLAKYYPTSTLVTGFDIIFFWVARMTMMAGHFTGQMPFKDVYIHGLVRDENGKKMSKSANNGIDPLLLINKYGTDALRYTLIREVAGAGQDISLQYDRQKDESESVEASRNFANKLWNAARFVMMNLDGQTPQQLGLAAVENLELADRWILSRLNQVVQQTRGQIENYGLGEAAKGLYEFIWGDFCDWYIELAKPRLWNKEGGEIGKQRQQVARQVLAHTLDSIIKLLHPFMPHITEELWQTLHQAEGEFLALQNYPEVIQSLIDPGLEAQFDLLINTLRTIRNLRAEAGIKPGDIVTVILQSENDQERQTLQLGETYIQDIGKVENLQVVPQLPPEQTQAIAGVVDTVQVLIPLSGLVDLDILRNKIQKTLDKVSKEYESIEKRLSNPGFVNKAPEEVIAGARESLNAAAVQRQMLQERLKMLG, from the coding sequence ATGACCACCTCCCTGCCTCCCCAATACGATCCCACCGTGACCGAAGCCAAATGGCAAACAGCTTGGGAAGAAAGTCATGCGTTTCAAGCCGATCCTCAAGCCCCAGGAGAACCCTATTGTGTGGTAATTCCTCCCCCTAATGTGACAGGCAGTTTGCACATGGGCCACGCCTTTGAGAGTTCCCTCATTGATACTTTAGTGCGTTACCACCGGATGCGGGGGGACAACACTCTCTGGTTGCCGGGGACTGATCACGCTAGCATTGCTGTACAGACTATTTTGGAGCGTCAGTTAAAAGCGGAGGGAAAAACTCGGCATGACCTGGGACGGGAGGAGTTTTTAGAGCTAGCTTGGCAATGGAAAGCGGAGTCCGGCAGTACCATTGTCAATCAACTGCGCCGCTTAGGAGTTTCCGTGGACTGGACTAGGGAAAGGTTCACCATGGATGAAGGACTTTCCCAAGCAGTCAAAACGGCATTTATTAGGTTGTACGAAGAAGGGTTAATTTACCGAGGAAATTATCTGGTCAATTGGTGTCCGGCCTCCCAGTCAGCGGTATCGGATTTGGAAGTGGAAAACCAAGAGGTGGACGGTCATCTCTGGTATTTCCGTTATCCCCTCACCGACGGCAGTGGAGAAGTAGTGGTGGCTACCACCCGACCAGAAACCATGCTGGGAGATACGGGAGTGGCGGTTAATCCCCATGATCAACGCTATGCTGCCATGGTGGGCAAAACCATCACCCTACCTTTAATGAATCGGGAGATTCCCATTGTGGCCGATGAGTTGGTGGATCCAGAATTTGGCACCGGCTGCGTGAAAGTAACTCCTGCCCACGATCCCAACGATTTTGTCATGGGGCAACGGCACAATTTACCTTTTATTAATCTGCTCAACAAAGACGGTTCCCTGAATGAGAATGGTGGGGACTTTGCTGGTCAAGACCGCTTTGAAGCCCGCAAAAATGTGGTGCAAGCCCTAGAAGCCCAGGGTTTTCTCGTCAAAATTGAACCCTATCGTCATTCCGTCCCCTACAGTGACAGAGGTAAAGTGCCAGTGGAGCCGCTGTTATCCACCCAATGGTTTGTCAAAATCGAAAGCCTGGCCCAGAATGCCCTGGCCTGTTTGGATGAGGACAATTCTCCTAATTTTGTGCCGGAACGGTGGGGTAAGGTTTATCGGGACTGGTTGGTAAAACTCAAAGATTGGTGTATTTCCCGGCAACTGTGGTGGGGTCATCAAATTCCCGCTTGGTACGTTGTCAGTGAAACCAATGGAGCAATTGCCGATAATACCTCTTTCATTGTGGCCTATGATGAGGCGGAAGCCTTAGCTAAAGCGGAAGCAGAATATGGCCCGACGGTGCAATTGCAACAGGACCCCGATGTGTTGGACACATGGTTTTCTTCGGGGCTATGGCCCTTTTCCACCATGGGGTGGCCCGAACAGACCGATGATTTAGCTAAGTATTACCCCACCAGCACCCTAGTAACGGGTTTTGACATTATCTTTTTCTGGGTGGCCAGGATGACCATGATGGCGGGCCACTTCACTGGACAAATGCCCTTTAAGGATGTCTATATCCACGGCTTGGTGCGGGATGAAAATGGCAAAAAAATGTCTAAGTCTGCCAATAACGGCATTGATCCCCTGTTGCTAATCAATAAATATGGCACCGATGCCCTGCGCTACACTCTGATTCGGGAAGTGGCCGGGGCAGGTCAGGACATTAGCCTGCAATACGATCGCCAAAAAGACGAATCGGAGTCGGTGGAAGCGTCCCGTAACTTTGCCAATAAACTGTGGAATGCGGCTCGATTTGTGATGATGAACCTGGATGGTCAAACTCCGCAGCAATTGGGTCTAGCCGCCGTGGAAAATCTGGAATTGGCGGACAGGTGGATCCTCTCCCGTCTAAATCAAGTTGTTCAGCAAACCCGTGGGCAAATAGAAAATTATGGCTTAGGGGAAGCGGCTAAAGGTCTATACGAGTTCATTTGGGGCGATTTTTGCGACTGGTACATTGAGCTAGCTAAACCCAGACTCTGGAATAAGGAAGGGGGCGAAATTGGTAAACAACGTCAACAGGTAGCCCGCCAAGTTTTGGCCCACACGTTGGACAGCATTATTAAGTTGCTCCATCCCTTTATGCCCCACATTACCGAGGAACTATGGCAAACTCTGCACCAGGCCGAGGGAGAATTTCTCGCGTTGCAAAACTATCCAGAGGTAATTCAGTCCCTAATCGATCCAGGGTTGGAAGCTCAGTTCGACCTGTTGATCAATACCCTCCGCACCATCCGCAATCTCCGCGCGGAAGCGGGCATTAAACCAGGGGACATAGTCACAGTTATCCTCCAAAGTGAAAATGACCAGGAACGACAAACCCTACAACTAGGGGAAACCTATATTCAGGACATCGGCAAAGTGGAAAATCTCCAGGTTGTGCCCCAACTCCCCCCAGAACAAACCCAGGCGATCGCCGGAGTGGTGGACACAGTCCAGGTATTGATTCCCCTGTCCGGACTAGTGGACTTGGATATTCTCCGCAATAAAATCCAAAAAACCTTGGACAAAGTCAGCAAAGAATATGAAAGCATCGAAAAACGCCTCAGCAATCCCGGTTTTGTCAATAAAGCACCGGAGGAAGTAATTGCCGGAGCTCGGGAATCCCTCAACGCCGCTGCTGTTCAACGGCAAATGCTCCAGGAACGACTGAAAATGTTGGGCTAA
- a CDS encoding RNA-guided endonuclease TnpB family protein, whose translation MEKSHRYRFYPTPEQENLLRRTLGCVRLVYNKALHERTQGWYERQERIGYNETSLMLTGWKKEEELDFLNEVSSVPLQQGLRNLQTAFTNFFAGRAKYPNFKKKHQGGSAEFTKAAFRFRDGQVYLAKCSEPLDIRWSRQISKGCEPTSLTVRLHPSGRWHIAVRFDDLTIKPLPVNSNAIGIDLGVTSLIATSNGDKIANPKQFRKHHRRLNLAQKRLARKQKGSKNREKARRKVAKIHLKITDSRKDFFHKLTTQLVRENQTIAVEDLSVKNMVKNRKLAFSISDSGWGEFVRQLDYKCRWYGRNLVKIDRWFPSSKRCSSCGHIVDKMPLNIRSWQCPSCGTTHDRDINAGKNILAAGLAVSVCGATVRPEQSKSVKVGAMKQKPKS comes from the coding sequence ATGGAAAAGTCACACCGCTACCGCTTCTACCCGACACCGGAACAAGAGAATCTCTTGCGCCGCACGTTGGGTTGCGTAAGGTTGGTGTACAACAAGGCTCTCCATGAACGAACCCAGGGGTGGTACGAGCGTCAAGAACGCATCGGCTATAACGAAACATCCTTAATGTTGACTGGATGGAAAAAAGAGGAAGAATTAGACTTTCTTAATGAAGTGAGCTCCGTTCCTCTTCAACAAGGTCTGCGGAATCTTCAAACTGCTTTCACTAATTTCTTTGCGGGTCGGGCGAAATACCCCAACTTTAAGAAGAAACATCAAGGAGGTAGTGCAGAATTCACAAAAGCCGCATTCCGATTTAGGGATGGGCAAGTTTACTTAGCCAAGTGTTCCGAACCTCTGGATATTCGCTGGTCAAGGCAGATTTCGAAAGGGTGTGAACCAACCAGTCTAACAGTGCGGCTCCATCCATCAGGCCGGTGGCATATTGCCGTTCGTTTTGATGACTTAACCATCAAACCATTACCTGTTAATAGCAATGCCATTGGTATTGATTTAGGGGTAACAAGCTTGATTGCTACCAGTAATGGTGACAAGATTGCCAACCCTAAACAATTCAGGAAGCATCACCGTCGTTTGAATCTGGCGCAAAAACGCCTTGCCCGTAAACAAAAGGGGTCTAAGAATAGGGAGAAGGCACGACGTAAAGTTGCCAAAATTCACCTTAAAATTACTGATTCCCGTAAAGATTTCTTCCATAAATTGACTACTCAACTCGTTCGTGAAAACCAAACGATTGCAGTTGAGGATCTCTCCGTCAAAAATATGGTCAAAAACAGAAAACTCGCCTTCTCCATTAGCGATAGTGGCTGGGGCGAGTTTGTTCGTCAATTGGACTATAAATGTCGTTGGTATGGAAGGAATCTGGTCAAGATTGACCGTTGGTTCCCTTCTTCCAAGCGATGTAGTTCCTGTGGGCATATCGTCGATAAGATGCCCTTGAATATTCGCTCTTGGCAATGTCCAAGTTGTGGGACAACCCATGATCGTGACATCAATGCTGGGAAGAACATTTTGGCGGCAGGGCTTGCCGTTTCAGTCTGTGGAGCGACCGTAAGACCCGAACAGAGTAAGTCTGTGAAGGTAGGTGCTATGAAGCAGAAACCTAAGTCGTGA
- the nuoH gene encoding NADH-quinone oxidoreductase subunit NuoH, with protein sequence MTSGIDLQNSFLQSLQGFGLPPGLAKLFWIPLPSILMIIGATVGVLVVVWLERKISAAAQQRIGPEYAGPLGVLQPVADGIKLVFKEDVVPAKADPWLFTIGPVLVVLPVFLSYLIVPFGQNLVITDINVGIFLWIALSSIAPIGLLMSGYASNNKYSLLGGLRAAAQSISYEIPLSLAVLAIVMMSNSLSTIDIVEQQSGYGILGWNIWRQPVGFLIFWIAALAECERLPFDLPEAEEELVAGYQTEYAGMKFALFYLGSYVNLVLSALVFSVLYLGGWDFPIPLENVADWLGVVPTTSWLQVIMAALGITMTVLKSYFLIFIAILLRWTVPRVRIDQLLNLGWKFLLPVALANLLITAGLKLTFPMAFGG encoded by the coding sequence ATGACTTCAGGCATTGATCTTCAGAATAGTTTTCTTCAGTCACTGCAAGGTTTCGGCCTGCCCCCAGGATTAGCGAAGCTGTTTTGGATTCCCCTTCCCTCCATTTTGATGATCATCGGAGCCACCGTGGGGGTGTTAGTGGTGGTTTGGCTAGAAAGAAAAATTTCCGCCGCCGCTCAGCAGAGGATTGGGCCAGAATACGCCGGTCCCTTGGGGGTGTTACAACCTGTGGCCGATGGCATCAAGCTGGTGTTTAAGGAGGATGTGGTGCCGGCCAAGGCTGACCCTTGGTTATTTACCATTGGCCCCGTGCTGGTGGTACTACCGGTTTTCCTTTCCTATCTCATTGTTCCCTTCGGCCAGAATTTGGTCATCACCGACATTAACGTTGGTATTTTTCTCTGGATTGCCCTGTCCAGCATTGCGCCCATTGGGCTGTTGATGTCTGGTTACGCTTCCAACAATAAGTACTCCCTTTTGGGGGGGCTAAGGGCGGCGGCACAGTCCATTAGCTACGAAATTCCCCTCTCCCTAGCGGTGTTAGCGATCGTGATGATGTCCAACAGCCTCAGCACCATCGATATTGTTGAACAACAGTCTGGCTACGGCATTTTGGGGTGGAATATTTGGCGTCAGCCAGTGGGCTTCCTAATTTTTTGGATTGCGGCCCTGGCAGAATGTGAACGCCTACCCTTTGACCTACCAGAAGCTGAAGAGGAATTGGTGGCAGGTTATCAGACCGAATATGCTGGGATGAAATTCGCCTTGTTCTACCTTGGTTCCTACGTTAACCTTGTACTTTCTGCCCTGGTATTTTCGGTACTCTATCTGGGCGGTTGGGATTTCCCCATTCCCCTAGAAAATGTGGCTGATTGGCTGGGGGTTGTACCCACCACTTCCTGGTTACAGGTGATAATGGCAGCCCTAGGTATCACCATGACGGTATTGAAATCCTATTTTCTGATCTTCATTGCCATCCTACTGCGCTGGACTGTGCCCAGGGTGCGGATTGACCAATTATTGAACCTAGGCTGGAAATTTTTACTGCCCGTTGCCCTAGCAAACCTTCTAATTACCGCTGGACTGAAGTTGACCTTTCCCATGGCCTTTGGCGGTTAG
- a CDS encoding quinone-dependent dihydroorotate dehydrogenase has translation MLRFARSLYPLILWVTKNDPEKGHQRLIQILKKVDIMHRHGFAVTMEQLEQAFTHSDPRLQQTCWGLNFSNVLGLSAGCDKEGEAAAVWPALGFGFAELGAVTKHAQPGNDRPRLFRLPQDQAVLNRLGANNEGAVAMAAKLKRTWEYYPRTIPIGINLCKSKITPLDQAVDDYVFSFQTLAPVADYFVVNVSSPNTPGLRSLQESDELLRIFAGLQSANHWQKPILVKISPDLSWEAIAVIIDLVKEHNLAGIVATNTSTRRSGLKTKILPQTGQPIEEEAGGLSGQPIRDRATEVIRYIYQQTGGTIPIIGVGGIFTAEDAWEKIQAGASLLQLYTGWIYGGPWVVPDILQGLGEKLAAEGFSHISQVVGSE, from the coding sequence ATGTTGCGTTTTGCTCGTTCTCTCTATCCCCTGATTTTATGGGTAACCAAAAATGATCCGGAAAAGGGTCATCAACGCCTTATCCAAATTTTAAAAAAAGTGGATATCATGCATCGCCATGGCTTTGCTGTGACCATGGAACAACTGGAGCAAGCTTTTACCCATTCAGACCCCCGTTTACAACAAACTTGTTGGGGCTTGAATTTTTCCAACGTGCTCGGTCTCTCCGCCGGCTGTGATAAAGAGGGAGAGGCCGCCGCTGTTTGGCCTGCATTGGGTTTTGGTTTTGCAGAATTGGGAGCTGTGACCAAACATGCCCAACCGGGCAATGACCGTCCCCGCCTGTTTCGTCTACCGCAAGACCAAGCGGTGCTTAACCGTTTGGGAGCCAATAATGAAGGGGCTGTGGCCATGGCGGCGAAGTTGAAACGTACCTGGGAGTACTATCCCCGCACCATTCCCATTGGCATTAATCTCTGTAAATCAAAAATTACCCCCCTCGACCAAGCGGTGGATGATTACGTTTTCAGCTTCCAGACTTTGGCCCCAGTGGCGGATTATTTTGTGGTCAATGTCAGTTCTCCCAACACCCCTGGGTTGCGTAGTTTGCAGGAATCCGATGAGTTGCTCCGCATTTTTGCTGGCTTGCAATCAGCGAATCATTGGCAAAAGCCAATTTTGGTGAAAATTTCTCCGGATCTTTCCTGGGAGGCGATCGCCGTCATCATTGATTTAGTCAAAGAACATAACTTAGCGGGCATCGTGGCCACCAACACCAGCACCCGGCGATCGGGGTTAAAGACAAAAATTTTGCCCCAAACCGGCCAACCCATAGAAGAGGAAGCCGGAGGACTGAGTGGTCAACCAATCCGAGACCGGGCCACAGAGGTAATTCGCTATATTTATCAACAAACCGGCGGCACCATTCCCATCATTGGTGTGGGGGGCATTTTCACCGCTGAGGATGCCTGGGAAAAAATTCAAGCAGGGGCAAGTTTGTTACAGCTTTATACGGGCTGGATTTATGGGGGTCCCTGGGTAGTCCCGGATATCTTGCAGGGCTTGGGGGAAAAGTTAGCGGCAGAGGGTTTTTCCCATATCAGCCAAGTAGTGGGATCAGAATAG
- a CDS encoding FIST N-terminal domain-containing protein: MTHSLQWVNALSTRPSLEGALDEAIAKVSGSGQGDWDLAILFLSSSFASDAARLMPLVQEKLSVPNLIGCLGGGIIGMADPDAVQEVEGKVALSLTVARLPGVTVTPFYVHGEELPDLDASPQSWVDLVDVDPASGADFLILADPMAAGITDFLAGLDFAYPQATKVGGLASGENMAMGGSLFLQSPHHASGRYGEGFIGVALAGNIRLGSVVAQGCRPIGEPFVVNQGERNIITEIEGKDTDSGTVVLESPLAGLQKLIPTLSLKDQELAQSSLFVGVANDEFKLTLQPGDFLIRNLLGVDPRQGAIAIGDRVRKGQRLQFHLRDRETSADDLRILLRHYTDGEPTQSPTTAIGALMFSCLGRGYGLYGTPNFDSQVFGQYFPGIALGGFFCNGEIGQVGSQTFLHGYTSAFAIVHRAS; the protein is encoded by the coding sequence ATGACACATTCTTTGCAGTGGGTTAATGCCCTTTCTACCAGGCCATCCCTGGAGGGGGCATTGGATGAGGCGATCGCCAAGGTGAGTGGTTCAGGGCAGGGGGATTGGGATTTAGCAATTTTGTTCCTTTCTTCTAGCTTTGCTTCCGATGCGGCCCGGTTAATGCCCCTGGTGCAAGAAAAGTTGTCAGTGCCCAACTTGATTGGTTGTTTGGGGGGAGGCATCATTGGTATGGCAGATCCCGATGCGGTGCAGGAAGTGGAAGGAAAAGTGGCGCTGAGCCTAACGGTGGCCAGGTTGCCAGGGGTAACGGTGACTCCGTTCTATGTCCATGGGGAAGAGTTACCTGATTTGGACGCATCGCCCCAAAGTTGGGTGGATTTGGTCGACGTCGATCCTGCCAGTGGAGCCGATTTCCTGATCTTGGCTGACCCAATGGCGGCAGGCATAACGGACTTTTTAGCCGGGCTAGATTTTGCCTATCCCCAGGCAACAAAAGTGGGGGGCTTAGCCAGTGGAGAAAATATGGCCATGGGGGGCAGTTTATTTTTGCAATCTCCCCACCATGCCAGTGGACGCTACGGGGAAGGTTTCATTGGGGTTGCTCTGGCGGGTAATATTCGTCTCGGTAGTGTGGTAGCCCAGGGCTGTCGGCCCATCGGTGAACCGTTTGTGGTTAACCAGGGAGAAAGAAATATCATCACGGAAATAGAAGGCAAAGATACAGACAGTGGCACGGTGGTGTTGGAAAGTCCCCTGGCCGGTCTGCAAAAACTGATTCCCACCCTCAGCCTCAAGGATCAGGAATTGGCCCAAAGTTCCCTCTTTGTCGGCGTGGCCAACGATGAATTTAAGCTGACTCTCCAGCCGGGGGATTTTTTAATTCGTAATTTATTGGGGGTGGATCCCCGTCAAGGGGCGATCGCCATTGGAGACCGGGTCAGAAAAGGCCAGAGGCTACAATTCCACCTCCGGGACCGGGAAACTTCCGCCGATGATCTGCGAATTTTATTGCGCCACTACACTGACGGCGAACCAACTCAGTCCCCCACCACGGCGATCGGGGCGTTGATGTTTTCCTGTTTGGGCAGAGGCTATGGCCTGTATGGTACCCCCAACTTTGACAGCCAAGTGTTCGGGCAATATTTTCCGGGGATAGCCCTGGGGGGTTTCTTTTGTAATGGTGAAATTGGCCAGGTGGGCAGTCAAACCTTTTTACATGGCTACACTTCTGCTTTTGCCATTGTTCACAGAGCTAGTTAA
- the nuoK gene encoding NADH-quinone oxidoreductase subunit NuoK — MQLQYCLILAAALFCIGIYGLITSRNAVRVLMSIELLLNAVNLNLMGFSNYLDPSNIRGQVFAIFVITIAAAEAAVGLAIVLAIYRNRETTDMEQFNLLKW, encoded by the coding sequence TTGCAACTCCAATATTGCTTGATTCTAGCGGCCGCCCTGTTTTGCATTGGAATTTATGGTCTCATCACTAGCCGTAATGCCGTGCGGGTGTTGATGTCCATTGAATTGTTGCTGAACGCAGTTAACCTCAACTTGATGGGCTTTTCCAATTACCTTGATCCCAGCAACATTCGGGGCCAGGTATTTGCTATTTTTGTCATTACCATTGCCGCCGCTGAAGCTGCTGTGGGTCTGGCGATCGTGCTGGCCATTTACCGCAACCGGGAAACAACCGATATGGAACAATTTAATCTACTGAAGTGGTAG
- a CDS encoding NADH-quinone oxidoreductase subunit J — protein MNLAEGVQYISFLILAFLVIGAALGVVLLSNIVYSAFLLGGVFLSISGIYILLNADFVAAAQVLVYVGAVSVLILFAIMLVNKREDFSKIPGRWLRNLSTALVCAGIFALLSTMVLITPWQINETGPFVENTLVTIGKHFFSDYLLPFELASVLLLMAMVGAIILARRDLIPELSQEDKTSTALTLPERPRELTSASK, from the coding sequence GTGAATTTAGCTGAAGGTGTTCAGTACATATCCTTCTTAATACTGGCTTTTTTAGTCATTGGGGCGGCCCTGGGGGTCGTACTGCTCTCTAATATTGTTTATTCTGCCTTCCTGTTGGGGGGGGTCTTCCTTAGTATTTCGGGTATTTATATCCTGCTCAATGCGGATTTTGTAGCGGCGGCCCAAGTGCTGGTTTATGTGGGAGCGGTTAGCGTACTTATTCTTTTCGCCATTATGTTGGTCAATAAACGGGAAGATTTTTCCAAAATTCCCGGTCGTTGGCTGAGAAATCTTTCCACCGCCCTGGTCTGTGCCGGCATCTTTGCCCTGTTGAGCACCATGGTGTTAATTACTCCTTGGCAAATTAATGAAACGGGGCCTTTTGTGGAGAACACCCTGGTCACCATTGGGAAACACTTTTTCAGTGATTACCTCCTGCCCTTCGAGTTGGCTTCCGTTCTGCTCTTGATGGCTATGGTGGGGGCAATTATTTTGGCCCGTCGGGACCTAATTCCCGAACTATCCCAGGAAGATAAAACCTCCACTGCACTCACTTTGCCAGAGCGTCCCCGGGAGTTAACTTCTGCCTCCAAATAG
- the ndhI gene encoding NAD(P)H-quinone oxidoreductase subunit I — MFNNILKQVGDYAKESLQAAKYIGQGLAVTFDHMSRRPVTVQYPYEKLIPSERFRGRIHFEFDKCISCEVCVRVCPINLPVVDWEFNKTVKKKELKHYSIDFGVCIFCGNCVEYCPTNCLSMTEEYELAAYDRHDLNYDNVALGRLPYKVTEDPMVTPLRELGYLPKGVLEPHDLPKDSQRAGQHPEDLVKAE, encoded by the coding sequence ATGTTCAACAATATTCTCAAGCAGGTTGGCGACTACGCTAAAGAGAGTTTGCAAGCGGCTAAGTACATCGGTCAGGGGTTAGCAGTTACCTTCGACCACATGAGTCGTCGGCCCGTCACAGTGCAATATCCCTACGAAAAGCTAATTCCTTCGGAGCGGTTCCGGGGCAGAATTCATTTTGAGTTTGATAAGTGCATTTCCTGTGAAGTTTGTGTGCGGGTCTGTCCCATTAACTTGCCAGTGGTGGACTGGGAATTTAACAAGACAGTTAAGAAAAAAGAACTCAAACATTACAGCATCGACTTCGGAGTTTGTATTTTCTGCGGCAACTGTGTGGAGTACTGTCCCACCAACTGTCTCTCCATGACAGAGGAATATGAGTTGGCGGCCTACGATCGCCATGATCTGAATTATGACAACGTCGCCTTGGGCAGGTTGCCCTATAAAGTAACTGAAGATCCGATGGTGACCCCCCTGCGGGAGCTAGGCTATTTGCCCAAAGGAGTGCTAGAACCCCATGATTTGCCTAAAGACAGTCAACGGGCCGGACAGCATCCGGAAGATTTGGTGAAAGCGGAATAA
- the bchE gene encoding magnesium-protoporphyrin IX monomethyl ester anaerobic oxidative cyclase, with protein MRILIVNPPHPAIGSRIPQEQLPPLGLLLVGGSLLDAGHDVTLVDAELGPLSHGEIVGKVFTHQPQILLIGHSGSTSAHPIVVELTRRFRRELPNLIIVYGGVFPTYHFHDILTQEPQIDVIVRGEGEATVPKLIAAIENGDNLANVEGIAFRSHDQIVETLPAPMIQDLDAYRVGWELVDLKKYSYYGGKQAVVMQFSRGCPHLCNYCGQRGFWARWRHRDPKKFAKEIAWLHHTHGVELFNLADENPTVNKAVWRELCEAIIAENLPVTIIGSTRADDIVRDADILHLYRQAGVERFLLGMENTDESTLKKIRKGSKTTTDREAIRLLRQHGILSLATWVTDFEEVTDRDFIHALRQLLWYDPDQIMSLYVTPHRWTGYYRIASERRVIQLDQSKWDYKHQVLENRYIPAWRIFLWVKFIEIILQTRPIALWRSFFQPDRASRHGMGWFTRMGRRVLIHELRNFFFGDFRVSNGPTLEQFWGAPQDHQEIPLSISR; from the coding sequence ATGCGCATCCTCATTGTCAATCCACCCCATCCAGCCATTGGCAGCCGTATTCCGCAGGAGCAACTTCCCCCCCTCGGACTTTTGTTAGTGGGCGGTTCTTTATTGGATGCTGGCCATGATGTCACTCTGGTTGATGCCGAACTTGGCCCCCTTTCCCATGGTGAGATTGTTGGAAAAGTTTTTACCCACCAGCCCCAGATTCTCCTGATCGGCCACTCCGGTTCCACCTCAGCCCATCCAATCGTGGTCGAATTGACCCGTCGCTTCCGCAGGGAATTACCAAACCTCATCATTGTCTACGGTGGAGTTTTTCCGACCTATCATTTTCACGACATACTCACCCAAGAACCCCAGATTGATGTCATTGTTCGTGGCGAAGGCGAAGCCACCGTTCCTAAGCTGATAGCTGCCATTGAGAACGGCGATAACCTTGCCAACGTAGAAGGCATTGCTTTCCGCTCCCATGATCAGATTGTTGAGACCTTACCTGCTCCGATGATTCAAGATTTAGATGCCTATCGAGTTGGTTGGGAACTCGTTGATCTAAAAAAATATAGCTACTACGGTGGCAAGCAGGCCGTTGTTATGCAGTTTTCCCGAGGGTGCCCGCATCTATGCAATTACTGTGGACAAAGGGGTTTCTGGGCTCGCTGGCGACACCGTGACCCAAAGAAATTTGCCAAGGAAATTGCCTGGCTCCATCACACCCATGGCGTCGAATTGTTCAACTTGGCCGACGAAAATCCAACAGTCAATAAGGCCGTGTGGCGGGAACTATGCGAAGCTATCATTGCCGAAAACCTACCGGTCACCATTATCGGTTCGACCCGTGCAGATGACATTGTAAGGGATGCAGATATCTTACATTTGTACCGCCAAGCAGGGGTAGAGAGGTTTTTACTGGGTATGGAAAATACCGATGAATCCACACTCAAAAAAATTCGAAAAGGAAGTAAGACAACCACCGACCGTGAAGCTATCCGCCTACTGAGACAACACGGCATTCTTTCCCTCGCTACGTGGGTAACTGATTTTGAAGAGGTCACCGACCGGGACTTCATCCATGCCCTCAGACAGTTGCTTTGGTACGATCCAGACCAAATTATGTCGTTGTATGTGACGCCCCATCGCTGGACTGGGTATTATCGCATCGCTTCTGAAAGGCGAGTCATTCAACTCGATCAGAGTAAGTGGGACTATAAGCACCAAGTGTTAGAAAACCGTTACATACCGGCTTGGCGCATTTTTCTATGGGTGAAATTCATTGAAATTATTTTGCAAACTCGCCCTATAGCGTTATGGAGATCATTCTTCCAGCCAGATCGGGCTTCACGCCATGGAATGGGTTGGTTTACCCGTATGGGACGGCGCGTTTTAATCCATGAATTGCGAAACTTCTTCTTCGGCGATTTTCGGGTTAGCAACGGGCCAACACTGGAACAATTCTGGGGTGCCCCCCAGGACCACCAAGAAATTCCCCTCAGCATATCTCGTTAG